The Maridesulfovibrio salexigens DSM 2638 region GACTTTCTCCGCTCATTTCTGCAATCGGTATGTCCATTTTTCTCCAGAACTATGTGATGCTTTCCCAGACTTCCGATTTTCTTTCCTTCCCTAACCTTATTCCCGAATTTCACTTTCTCGGAAAATTTGAATCCATGATCGGCTCATCCGACTTTGTAATTATTGTCGTTGCCGCTGTGGTCATGGTTGCCCTTAACCTTTTTATCAAATTTACCAGAATGGGTAAGGCCATGCGCGCCACGGCTCAAAACCGTAAAATGGCCATGCTTGTCGGTATCAACGTTGATCAGGTTATTTCAGCCACCTTTGTTATCGGTTCCGCACTTGCGGCGGTCGGTGGTGTTCTTATTGCCTCGCATATCGGGCAGATCAACTTTTTTATTGGATTTATCGCAGGTATCAAGGCTTTCACAGCCGCTGTTCTTGGCGGAATCGGTTCTGTTCCCGGCGCTATGCTGGGCGGCCTTATTCTCGGCTGGACCGAAAGTTTCTGCACCGGATACGTTTCCAGTGACTACGAAGACGTTTTCGCCTTCGCACTGCTGGTTCTGATCCTCATCTTCAGACCTTCCGGACTGCTTGGAAAGGCTAAGACCCAGAAGGTATAACAGCAAGGCTGATGGTGCGGGAACCGCTTCCCGCTGATTGAAAATGATAAAAATGGATATCTTTTAATATGGAAGGCTTGAAAAAATCTATTCTGGCTTCATTGTGGTTCATGTTTTTGACCCTGCCTATTATGGGGGTCTTCGTGAACACCATTGATAAGTCTGTCACCTGGCATTTGGACCGGGTTTTATATGTGGGTGCGGCGGCCTTTGTCCTTTCATTTCTCTGGCGGTATATGCTTGAGCGCAAAGAAAAGGGCAAGAAGGCGGAAGAACAATCCAGTGTTGAGAAAATTACGATTCTTAATAAATTACTGGCTAATCCGAAATTTTTCTGGCCTGCGGTCATTGCTGTTGCCGGTTTTGCAATCGCATTTCCCAAACTGTTTTCAATGTATCAAGTCAACGTCATGACTTCGGCACTAATCTATGTAGTGCTTGGTCTGGGGTTGAATATTGTTGTCGGTCTTGCCGGACTGTTGGACCTTGGTTTTGTAGCTTTCTATGCTGTCGGCGCATATTCTTACGCACTTATGAATATGTACTGGGGAATCAGCTTCTGGGTGGCATTGCCGCTTGGAGCACTGCTGGGAGCCTTCTGCGGTATACTGCTCGGTTTTCCGGTACTGCGCCTGCGCGGTGATTATCTGGCTATCGTAACCCTCGGTTTCGGTGAGATTATTCGTCTTGTGCTGGAAAACTGGGGTAGCTTTACTCATGGCCCGGCCGGTATCTCCAATATTGCCCGTCCTGAATTCTTCGGCCTCGCCAAAGGATTCATGGCCCAGATCAACTTTATGTATTATTTGATGCTGGTTCTGGTGGTTTTTACCATCTTCGTGGTTAACAGGCTTAAGAATTCCCGTATCGGGCGTGCATGGCAGGCCTTGCGTGAGGATGAGATCGCTTGTCAGGCTATGGGTATCGATAAGATGAAAACCAAGCTCATGGCCTTCTCGCTGGGAGCTACATGGGCCGGTATGGTAGGGGTTGTTTTTGCTGCCAAGACCACTTTCATCAACCCTGCGTCATTCACGTTCCTTGAATCGGCAATTATTCTTTCCATTGTTGTTCTCGGTGGTATGGGTTCCATCCTCGGGGTTATTCTCGGTGCATTGGTGCTGATTCTGCTGCCCGAATACATGAGGGATTTTTCTGAATACCGTATGCTCATCTTCGGCGCGACCATGGTTCTGGTTATGGTCTTCAGGCCGCAGGGACTGGTTCGTGATGTTCGGAAGAAAATTGATATCAGCGCAGTGAAAAAGGCTTTAGGTGGCGCCCATGAGTAATGAAAGAAGAACAGTTCTCCAAGTTAAGGGTGTCAGCAAGGATTTCGGTGGATTGCGTGCTCTTGATGATGTTGATCTTGATGTGAAGGAAGGGGAGATTGTTGCTCTTATTGGACCAAACGGGGCAGGTAAGACAACTTTCTTTAACTGCATTACCGGAATCTATACTCCGACAGAGGGTGATGTTAATATCGATCCCAAAGGTGAAGGCTTTAAACGCATCAATGGCATGAAGCCAAATCATGTAACCGAATTGGGAATGGCCCGTACTTTCCAGAATATCAGGCTGTTTCCGTCCATGTCGGTTATTGAAAATGTCATGATCGGTTGTCATTGCCGGACTAAGGCTACTTTCCTCGGTGCAGTTTTTCGTGATCCCCGAACCCGTAGAGAAGAGCAGGAGACCATCCTAAAAAGTTATGAACTTCTGCAGGAACTCGGTCTAGATCAGTATGCGGACGAACTGGCCCGTAACCTTCCGTATGGTGCGCAACGCAGGCTGGAGATTGCTCGTGCTTTAGCAACTGATCCTTTCATTTTGCTTCTGGATGAACCTGCGGCAGGTATGAACCCGCAGGAAACCTCAGAGCTTGAAGAGCTTATCGTTTCCATCAAGGATAAGCACAACATCTCAGTTCTGCTCATTGAGCATGATATGAAAATGGTTATGTCATTGTCGGACCGTTTGTTTGTGCTTGAATACGGTCGCGAGATTGCCCACGGCACACCTAAGGAAGTCAGCGAGAACCCCGCTGTAATCAAGGCTTATCTCGGGGAGGAACTCGTCGATGCTTAAACTTAAGAATGTAAACACCTTTTATGGTAATATTCAGGCCCTTCGTAATATCAATATCGAAGTAGAGCAGGGAGAAATTATCACCCTTATCGGGGCCAACGGTGCAGGGAAGACCACCACTCTGATGACTATCAGCGGTGTCGTGCCGCCGAGAACAGGTGAAGTGCTCTACAATGGAGAGCCGATTCATAAGACTAAGCCGGATAAGATCGTAAAAATGGGTATTTCACAGGTTCCGGAAGGGCGTCTGATTTTCCCGGACCTGACCATTACCGAGAACCTTGATATGGGTGCGTTCCTGCGTGACGACAAGAGCGGGGTAAAGGCTGACATGGATCATGTATTTGAGCTTTTTCCCATCCTCTATGAACGTCGCAAGCAGCTTGGCGGTAACCTTTCCGGCGGTGAACAGCAGATGCTGGCCATTTCCCGCGCACTCATGGCTCGTCCAAAGCTTTTACTCCTGGATGAACCGTCCCTTGGTCTTGCCCCGCTGATTATCCGCCAGATCTTTGAGATCGTGAAAAAGATTAACGAGGAAAGCGGCACCACTGTTTTCCTGGTAGAGCAGAACGCAAACCTTGCTTTGAAAACTGCTCATCGTGGATATGTAATGGAAAATGGAGAAATCATCCTTTCCGACAGTAGTGACAAACTCCTCGCCAACGAAGATATCAAGAAGGCATATCTTGGCTTGTAGTTTAATTATAAAATTAAAACGGCAAAGCCGTGAGAAAAGTTTTATGAGAGTCCGGAGAACCCTTTCCCAAAAGGGTTCTCCGGACTCTGAAGGTTTGTTGGTGGCAAATTAATTATTGACAAAAATCAGCCCTGCACATATGCGGGGCCGAACACTTTTAATAACTTTTCTGTTACGGCCTTGAGTCCGGTGCAAAAAAGTATATAATCAGTTTATCAAAGATTGAAATTCCCGGCAGGGAAGAACCTGCCAAAACCCCTGAGAAACTGATGGTGCCGCTGCCCGGTAGATCGCCAAAAATGACCGGAGCGCGCCTTTGAGAGGAATCATATGTAATGATTTCTCTTTTCTTTTAGCTAATATTTCAAATCATTTTGCGAGGGCAATATGGAAAAGGTAGTAGGTCAGGCTCTGACTTTTGACGATGTTCTGCTTTTGCCCGCCTATTCGGAAGTTCTTCCCGATAGTGTGGACGTATCCGCCAAACTCACCGAAGAGATCACTCTTGGAATCCCACTGGTCAGTGCCGCAATGGATACTGTCACCGAGTCTAAGATGGCGATCCAGATGGCCCGTCACGGCGGTGTCGGCGTTGTTCATAAAAATATGAGCGTACGTGATCAGGTTCGTGAAGTTGAGAGGGTTAAAAAATCCGAGTCCGGTATGGTTACCGATCCCATTGTGGTTCATCCCGATGACACCGTGGGCAAAGCTCTCGATCTCATGGCTGAATTCAAAATTTCCGGTTTCCCGGTTGTTAAAGGTGAGCACCTTGTAGGTATAATCACCAACCGCGATGTCCGTTTCATTACTGATCGCAATGTGCCCGTTTCTGAAGTGATGACCAGCCGTAATCTCGTTACCGTGCAGAAGGGAACCTCCACTGAAGAGGCAAAACGTCACCTGCATACCAACCGCATTGAAAAACTGCTGGTTGTTGACGAAGAAAACAAGCTGACCGGCCTGATCACCATTAAGGATATTGATAAGGTTAAGAAGTACCCCAACGCAGCTAAAGACTCCGCAGGACGCCTTCGTGTAGGTGCTGCTGTAGGTGTTGGCCGTGATCTCATGGAGCGCAGCTCCGCACTGATCACTGCCGGTGTTGACTTCCTGACCCTTGATTCCGCACACGGTCACTCCAAGGGCATTCTTGAAGCAATCAAGGAACTCCGTTCCTGCTACCCCGATGTTCAGATTGTCGGCGGTAACATTGCAACTTACGATGGCGCTATGGCTCTTATTGATGCCGGTGTAAACGCTGTTAAAGTTGGTATCGGTCCCGGTTCCATCTGCACCACCCGCGTTGTTGCCGGTGTAGGTGTTCCGCAGATCACCGCTATCATGGAAGCAGCTCGTGCCTGTCAGGAGCGCGGAGTCTGCGTAATCGGTGACGGTGGTATCAAGTTCTCCGGCGATGTTGTTAAAGCTCTGGTTGCGGGTGCAAATACCGTAATGATGGGCTCCATGTTCGCAGGAACTGATGAAAGCCCCGGTGAAAAAGTTCTCTATCAGGGTCGTAGCTACAAACTCTACCGCGGCATGGGTTCCATTGACGCAATGAAGAAGGGTAGCTCTGACCGTTACTTCCAGAAGGATACCAACAAGCTGGTTCCCGAAGGAATCGTTGGACGCGTTCCTTACAAAGGGCCCGTATCCGACAGCATCTATCAGATGATCGGCGGTCTCCGTTCCGGTATGGGTTATGTGGGTTGTGCTAATATCGCTGAAATGGCTGAGAAAGCACAGTTCACCCGCATGTCTGCAGCCGGTTTCAAAGAAAGCCACGTTCACGATGTAATTATTACCAAGGAAGCACCCAACTACCGGGTTGATTCCTATTAATCAGGAGTCGTCATGCAGCACGATAATAAAGTAATTATTCTGGATTTCGGGTCTCAGTTTACTCAGCTGATCGCTCGTAGAATCCGTGAAGCGGGTGTGTATTCCGAAATTCACCCCTGTAATGTTGATCCCCAGAAGATTAAGGATCTCAATCCCGGTGCGCTGATTCTTTCCGGTGGACCTTCCTCTGTTCTGGAAGATGAATCTCCGCAGCTTGATCCTTCCCTGCTGGAACTGGGCGTTCCCGTGCTTGGCATCTGCTACGGCATGCAGCTCATGACCAACGATCTCGGCGGTCGCGTTGTTTCTTCCGAGGACCGTGAATACGGCCGTGCGGAATTCAAAGGCGATTCCAGCTGCACTATTTTTGAAGGAATCGAAGACATCGAAAAGCTCACCGTATGGATGAGCCACGGTGACCGTGTTGAAGCAATCCCCGAGGGATTTAAAGTTTGCGGTACTACCGAGTCTATTCCTTTCGCAGCAATGGCTAACGAAGAAAAGAAAATGTACGCACTCCAGTTCCACCCCGAAGTGGCACACACCGAGAGCGGTACCACCATCATCAATAACTTTGTTTTCAAAGTTGCAGGCCTCAAAGCTGATTGGACCATGTCCTCTTTCGTAGAGAACTGCATCGAGGAAATGCGCGAAAAAATCGGTGACAACCAGGTGGTTCTCGGTCTTTCAGGCGGTATTGACTCCACTGTTGTTGCTGTTCTTCTTCACAAAGCCATCGGCAAGCGTCTGCACTGCATCTTCGTAGATAACGGTCTGCTGCGTATGCACGAGCGTGAAGAAGTTATCGGCTTCCTCGAAGAGCACTTCGAACTCAACGTTAAGTGCGTTGATTCCGCAGAACTCTTCCTTGATAAACTCAAAGGTGTTGAAGATCCCGAGAAGAAGCGCAAGCTCATCGGTTACACCTTCATTGATGTTTTCAACGAAGAAGCAAGCGCACTCAAGGATGTAAAATTCCTCGCACAGGGTACTCTTTACCCCGATGTTATTGAGTCCGAATCCTTCAAAGGCCCCTCCGCGGTCATCAAGTCCCACCACAACGTTGGCGGACTGCCCGAAGATATGGATCTCGATCTGGTTGAGCCTCTGCGTGAACTTTTCAAAGATGAAGTACGTAAGGTTGCTTACGAGCTTGGTCTGCCCGAGTTCATTATTTGGCGTCAGCCCTTCCCCGGTCCGGGTCTTGCTATCCGTGTTCTGGGTGAAATCACTGAAGAGCGTCTTGAAATCCTGCGTCAGGCTGACAAGATTGTACAGAACGAAATGCATGCCTCCGGCTGGTACCGCAAGGTATGGCAGGGCTTCGCTGTTCTGCTGCCTCTCAAGACTGTCGGCGTAATGGGTGATGACCGTACTTACGAGCACGTCATTGCACTGCGTATCGTAGACAGCATCGATGCTATGACCGCTGACTGGTCCCGCATCCCCAACGATATCCTCGCACGTATGTCCAACAGGATCATCAACGAGGTTAAAGGTGTTAACCGCGTGGTTCTGGATATTTCCTCCAAGCCGCCGGCAACCATCGAATGGGAATAATTATTCCCTCGCAAATGAGTTAATTAAATGCCTCCGACATTCTGTCGGAGGCATTTTTTTTGTGAAAATAAGTATTGAAGGTCTTGGTTCCTTATCAAGCAAATGTTTTTAACCGTACGATGTAAAACGCAAGATAAGAAGGAAGTCCTATTAAATTGCGTTGCTAGTGCGCTATGTGTTTTGGACATTAATTTGTAAATAGTTAAAAGCTAACCGATTACTCTGAATTTCTATGGAGATAAGACGTAGATAAAGTTTTAGAAATCGGTTACAAGACGTCAGCAAATTTTGAAAAAGCCTATGCTAGGCATAAATTAGGTCAGTGTCGGCTTTCCGCGCATTAGCGTGTTTTTATTGTCGCAACGAAGAAGGAATTAATATGTTCGGTATCGGTTCTACAGAACTTATCGTAATTTTGGTTGTAGCCCTTATTCTCATTGGACCCCAGAAACTGCCGGAACTTATCAAGAATCTTGGTAAAGGCCTTTCCGAAGTGAAGAAGATGTCTAATGATGTAAAAAACACTCTTGATGCTGAAATTTCTGCTGCTGACGAAGAAAGAGCACAGAAAGAAGACGCTGAGCGCGAGGCTGCACGTAAGAAAGCTGAAGCAGAAGCTATGGAAAAAGCACGTCAGGCTGAAGCTGAAAAACAGCAGGCGGCTGACGAGACTGAAAAGGTTGCTGAAGCACCTAAGACCGAGAGCGAGAAAGCATGAGTTCAGCGGAGAAAGATTCGCGTGAAGTAGGGCAGGAGAGTCCTGAAGAAAAAAAGCAGGCTGAAGAGACTGCTGCGGAATCTCTAAATCCCGAAGAGGAAACCGCCGAAAGCATTGAGTTCGAAGCCGGGCTGCCTGCTGAAAAGGATGCGGACGGACTTGCTGTGTCTGAAGATGATTCAGCCGCTGATGAAGATGCGGAGGATGATGACGAGCTTGATGAAGAAGAAGCTCCCATGACTTTCCTTGAGCATCTTGAAGAACTGCGCCGCCGTTTTGTCAGGATTATGATTGCGTGCGGTATCGGTTTTCTGGCTTGCTATTCCTTTGCAAAACCGCTTTTTTCCCTGCTCATGGCACCGCTGGTTGCGGTTCTGCCGCCTGATTCAACATTGATTTTTACTTCCCTGCCTGAAGGTTTTGTCACCTACTTGAAGGTTGCTTTTGTGGCCGGGATTTTTGCTGTATCTCCCTATATTTTTGCCCAGGTCTGGGGCTTTATTGCGCCGGGACTTTATGAACATGAACGTAAGTGGATGATTCCGCTGGCTTTCCTGTCCGCATTTTTCTTTGTGGGCGGAGCATTGTTCGGGTATTACGTGGTATTTCCGTTCGGCTGTGAGTTTTTCATGGGCTTTGCTGATGAATTTATTAAACCTATGCCGACCCTGCGTGAATACTTGGGCTTTTCGCTTAAGCTGCTCTTTGCTTTCGGGCTTATCTTTGAGCTGCCGTTGTTCATTTTCTTCCTTGCCAGACTGGGGGTCGTCACTGCTGAAGGTCTGCGTGAAAAGCGTAAGTATGCCATTCTGGTTTGCTTCATCTGCTCCGCAATATTGACTCCTCCGGATGTTATGACTCAGACCTTGATGGCTGGGCCGCTGATTATTCTTTATGAGATTGGTATCTGGGTGGCCTACTTCTTCGGTAAGCGTGGCGGCAGGAAGCTGAAAAATGCTGATCCTGAAAATGACGGTCCGGATGATTCCGGTCCTGACGGTGGAGATTCCGCTGCAACCGCTGAAGACAGCTCTTCTGAAGCAAAAGCCGAATCTACGGCTGAAAAAAAGCCTGAAGCAGAAGAACCCGGCTCAGATAAGAAAAAGAAGTCTAAAGCGGCAGATTCAGGTTACGATGAAGATTTGATTGAAATGTAATGGCCGCAACAGGCCGCACCATAAGAGAGGTTGGTTTTGTCACAGAGATCCGCAGCAATTGCCCGTACCACTAAGGAAACTGATATTTCCCTGAAGCTCAATATCGACGGTGAAGGTAATACTAATATCGATACCGGAGTCGGTTTTGCAGACCATATGCTGACTTTGATGAGCTTTTGGGCCGGGTTTGATCTTGATCTCAAATGCAAAGGCGACCTCGAAATTGATTCGCACCATACTCTAGAAGATATTGCGCTTGTTCTTGGACAGGTTCTTTCCGAGGCCATGGGCGACAAGAAAGGCATTAACCGTATCGGTTTTGCCAAGGTGCCTATGGATGAAGCGCTCGTTGAGGTTGTAATTGACCTTTCAGGACGGGCCTATCTTGTGTATGATGATGACATCCTGCCCCCGATTATTGCCGGGGACGAAAGAGATGTCTGGCGTGAATTTTTCAAGTCACTGGCTTTCAAGGCCGGTATGAACCTGCACATCAAGTTTGAATACGGACGTAATGGCCACCACCTGCTCGAAGGAGCTTTTAAGGCCCTCGGACTTGCTTTCCGCAATGCTCTGTCCGTTGAAAGACAAGGTGTTTCCAGTACAAAAGGGAGTCTCGATTAATGAAACGGCTTTTCCCTCTGCTCATTCTCTGTGTTTTCGCCCTTGGAGCACTCAGTGGTTGTGCCTCCAAAAGTGACATTGTCAAACTCCCGCGTCCTAGCGGAAAAATTGCCGTAGCCGGGTTCACCAACCCTGTGTTTAACTGGGAGCTGCTGGCCGGCTACCTGCCGCACGAAGGCAAGCCCATCAAGAAGGACATTCTGCAAGAGCTTGATGCCAAGATGGTGGGAGTGCTTTCCAAGCATGGTGTTACCGCTTTTGCGCGTCCGGCAATTACCCGCCAGTGTCAGGAAATTGAAGTTTTTGAAAATTTGGGCGGCCGCCGCGAAGCCGCTTTTGCTTATTGGGTTAAGGTCGGTCAGTGCATGAGTGCCGACTACATTCTGGTTCCCCAGATTCTTTTCTGGCAGGACCTGCGCGGCATGCAGAAGGCTGATTTCAATATCCAGCCTGCATCTGTAATTATTGATCTGTATCTTATTGATGTTAACAACAGGCGCATCATTAGACGGTTTCATTACGACGAAACCCAGCAGCCTCTGACTGAGAATATGCTGGAAGCCGGTACTTTCTTCAAACGTGGCGGCAAATGGGTTACTGCAATGCAACTTGCTGATGAAGCTCTTGAGACAGGACTTATGGAGCTTGGTTTATGATCGTTTTCCCCGCTGTAGATATCAAGGACGGCGTGTGCGTACGCCTCTCACAGGGACAGGCTGATGCTGTTACCGTATTTTCCAGTGATCCCGTTGCCCAGGCAAAATACTGGGAAACTCAGGGCGCAAGATATCTACATGTAGTTGACCTAGACGGTGCATTCAGCGGAATGCCCAAGAACTTCGAACTTATCAGGGACATTTGTAGCCAGCTCAGCATTCCGGTGCAGCTCGGCGGCGGTATCCGTGATATTGAAACTGCATCCAAGTACCTTGAAGCAGGCGTAAGAAGACTGATCATCGGCACCATGGCCCTTGAAGACGAGGAAACCTTCGCTGAGCTTTGTGCCAAGTTCCCTGGTCAGATCGGGGTATCTCTTGATGCCGTAAATGGACAGCTTAAGTCTCGCGGCTGGGTGGAAGATGCAGGAATTACCGTATTCGACATTATACCCCGCATTGAAGCAGCCGGGGCTGCATTCATTATTTATACCGATATCAGCCGCGATGGTATGCAGACCGGTGTGAATGTTATGGCTCTTTCTGAGCTTTGCTCCAAAACTAAGCTTCCTGTTATCGCAGCCGGTGGTGTTGCTACACTTGAAGATGTAATTAATCTCCAGCCTCTGGTTTCCAAAGGTCTCGAAGGCGCAGTTTCCGGTCAGGCAATCTATACCGGGACTCTCAATTTCGCAGAAGCTATGGAATGGATTGAGAATAATTAGCAGCGCTTGATGCCGACACAACTACATGATATATGTTCTCAATTAGAGAATAGGGTAGTGAACGCTGCCACCCTCCCAAATAGCTTAAGTATTCAGAAGTGAATAAGGAGATTAATCATGAAAAAAGTAGAAATAAAAGGCATGAGCTGCATGCATTGCGTTGGTTCCGT contains the following coding sequences:
- a CDS encoding branched-chain amino acid ABC transporter permease, with protein sequence MEYFLELFFSGLTRGSIYALIALGYTMVYGIIELINFAHGEIYMIGAFVGLVVAGILTSFGFPAASIIVLASIAAIIYAAAYGYTLEKIAYRPLRDAPRLSPLISAIGMSIFLQNYVMLSQTSDFLSFPNLIPEFHFLGKFESMIGSSDFVIIVVAAVVMVALNLFIKFTRMGKAMRATAQNRKMAMLVGINVDQVISATFVIGSALAAVGGVLIASHIGQINFFIGFIAGIKAFTAAVLGGIGSVPGAMLGGLILGWTESFCTGYVSSDYEDVFAFALLVLILIFRPSGLLGKAKTQKV
- a CDS encoding ABC transporter permease subunit gives rise to the protein MEGLKKSILASLWFMFLTLPIMGVFVNTIDKSVTWHLDRVLYVGAAAFVLSFLWRYMLERKEKGKKAEEQSSVEKITILNKLLANPKFFWPAVIAVAGFAIAFPKLFSMYQVNVMTSALIYVVLGLGLNIVVGLAGLLDLGFVAFYAVGAYSYALMNMYWGISFWVALPLGALLGAFCGILLGFPVLRLRGDYLAIVTLGFGEIIRLVLENWGSFTHGPAGISNIARPEFFGLAKGFMAQINFMYYLMLVLVVFTIFVVNRLKNSRIGRAWQALREDEIACQAMGIDKMKTKLMAFSLGATWAGMVGVVFAAKTTFINPASFTFLESAIILSIVVLGGMGSILGVILGALVLILLPEYMRDFSEYRMLIFGATMVLVMVFRPQGLVRDVRKKIDISAVKKALGGAHE
- a CDS encoding ABC transporter ATP-binding protein — translated: MSNERRTVLQVKGVSKDFGGLRALDDVDLDVKEGEIVALIGPNGAGKTTFFNCITGIYTPTEGDVNIDPKGEGFKRINGMKPNHVTELGMARTFQNIRLFPSMSVIENVMIGCHCRTKATFLGAVFRDPRTRREEQETILKSYELLQELGLDQYADELARNLPYGAQRRLEIARALATDPFILLLDEPAAGMNPQETSELEELIVSIKDKHNISVLLIEHDMKMVMSLSDRLFVLEYGREIAHGTPKEVSENPAVIKAYLGEELVDA
- a CDS encoding ABC transporter ATP-binding protein, with translation MLKLKNVNTFYGNIQALRNINIEVEQGEIITLIGANGAGKTTTLMTISGVVPPRTGEVLYNGEPIHKTKPDKIVKMGISQVPEGRLIFPDLTITENLDMGAFLRDDKSGVKADMDHVFELFPILYERRKQLGGNLSGGEQQMLAISRALMARPKLLLLDEPSLGLAPLIIRQIFEIVKKINEESGTTVFLVEQNANLALKTAHRGYVMENGEIILSDSSDKLLANEDIKKAYLGL
- the guaB gene encoding IMP dehydrogenase, yielding MEKVVGQALTFDDVLLLPAYSEVLPDSVDVSAKLTEEITLGIPLVSAAMDTVTESKMAIQMARHGGVGVVHKNMSVRDQVREVERVKKSESGMVTDPIVVHPDDTVGKALDLMAEFKISGFPVVKGEHLVGIITNRDVRFITDRNVPVSEVMTSRNLVTVQKGTSTEEAKRHLHTNRIEKLLVVDEENKLTGLITIKDIDKVKKYPNAAKDSAGRLRVGAAVGVGRDLMERSSALITAGVDFLTLDSAHGHSKGILEAIKELRSCYPDVQIVGGNIATYDGAMALIDAGVNAVKVGIGPGSICTTRVVAGVGVPQITAIMEAARACQERGVCVIGDGGIKFSGDVVKALVAGANTVMMGSMFAGTDESPGEKVLYQGRSYKLYRGMGSIDAMKKGSSDRYFQKDTNKLVPEGIVGRVPYKGPVSDSIYQMIGGLRSGMGYVGCANIAEMAEKAQFTRMSAAGFKESHVHDVIITKEAPNYRVDSY
- the guaA gene encoding glutamine-hydrolyzing GMP synthase produces the protein MQHDNKVIILDFGSQFTQLIARRIREAGVYSEIHPCNVDPQKIKDLNPGALILSGGPSSVLEDESPQLDPSLLELGVPVLGICYGMQLMTNDLGGRVVSSEDREYGRAEFKGDSSCTIFEGIEDIEKLTVWMSHGDRVEAIPEGFKVCGTTESIPFAAMANEEKKMYALQFHPEVAHTESGTTIINNFVFKVAGLKADWTMSSFVENCIEEMREKIGDNQVVLGLSGGIDSTVVAVLLHKAIGKRLHCIFVDNGLLRMHEREEVIGFLEEHFELNVKCVDSAELFLDKLKGVEDPEKKRKLIGYTFIDVFNEEASALKDVKFLAQGTLYPDVIESESFKGPSAVIKSHHNVGGLPEDMDLDLVEPLRELFKDEVRKVAYELGLPEFIIWRQPFPGPGLAIRVLGEITEERLEILRQADKIVQNEMHASGWYRKVWQGFAVLLPLKTVGVMGDDRTYEHVIALRIVDSIDAMTADWSRIPNDILARMSNRIINEVKGVNRVVLDISSKPPATIEWE
- the tatB gene encoding Sec-independent protein translocase protein TatB, with protein sequence MFGIGSTELIVILVVALILIGPQKLPELIKNLGKGLSEVKKMSNDVKNTLDAEISAADEERAQKEDAEREAARKKAEAEAMEKARQAEAEKQQAADETEKVAEAPKTESEKA
- the tatC gene encoding twin-arginine translocase subunit TatC, translated to MSSAEKDSREVGQESPEEKKQAEETAAESLNPEEETAESIEFEAGLPAEKDADGLAVSEDDSAADEDAEDDDELDEEEAPMTFLEHLEELRRRFVRIMIACGIGFLACYSFAKPLFSLLMAPLVAVLPPDSTLIFTSLPEGFVTYLKVAFVAGIFAVSPYIFAQVWGFIAPGLYEHERKWMIPLAFLSAFFFVGGALFGYYVVFPFGCEFFMGFADEFIKPMPTLREYLGFSLKLLFAFGLIFELPLFIFFLARLGVVTAEGLREKRKYAILVCFICSAILTPPDVMTQTLMAGPLIILYEIGIWVAYFFGKRGGRKLKNADPENDGPDDSGPDGGDSAATAEDSSSEAKAESTAEKKPEAEEPGSDKKKKSKAADSGYDEDLIEM
- the hisB gene encoding imidazoleglycerol-phosphate dehydratase HisB, coding for MSQRSAAIARTTKETDISLKLNIDGEGNTNIDTGVGFADHMLTLMSFWAGFDLDLKCKGDLEIDSHHTLEDIALVLGQVLSEAMGDKKGINRIGFAKVPMDEALVEVVIDLSGRAYLVYDDDILPPIIAGDERDVWREFFKSLAFKAGMNLHIKFEYGRNGHHLLEGAFKALGLAFRNALSVERQGVSSTKGSLD
- the hisA gene encoding 1-(5-phosphoribosyl)-5-[(5-phosphoribosylamino)methylideneamino]imidazole-4-carboxamide isomerase; the protein is MIVFPAVDIKDGVCVRLSQGQADAVTVFSSDPVAQAKYWETQGARYLHVVDLDGAFSGMPKNFELIRDICSQLSIPVQLGGGIRDIETASKYLEAGVRRLIIGTMALEDEETFAELCAKFPGQIGVSLDAVNGQLKSRGWVEDAGITVFDIIPRIEAAGAAFIIYTDISRDGMQTGVNVMALSELCSKTKLPVIAAGGVATLEDVINLQPLVSKGLEGAVSGQAIYTGTLNFAEAMEWIENN